One Ctenopharyngodon idella isolate HZGC_01 chromosome 3, HZGC01, whole genome shotgun sequence genomic window, aattcagTTTTATCAAATTTAAGGCCATAAAAAgtcttgaatatttaaaatggtataggaaaaatcttaattatcattttaagaGGTCTTAAATTATGGGACAGTAAAACAGGAATTGCGATATGGATTAAACTTCAAAAGGTGATGATTTAATTGTGAGCGCTGCATGTAAAAACGCTGCACTGTTGTGGTTCTACAGGCTCATAGTTTCAGAGCAGTTTGCAGTCAATGAATActgcacatttatgccaagcgacTGCTTATGGTGCATTCCATTTGTCCTCAGAAGTGGGAAATTCCTAGCTCCCAGTGGAAATTTTTAACTGAAAGTCTGAAACGTCCCCTCAAGTCAGAGTTGCAACTGGTAAACTCCGGGAACTGCAACACCCCCGACTTCAGAATCCAGTATGGCTGTTCAGTGCGTCAACCATAGTGAAACAGTgctaaaatattgtttattagtatttctgtttgtctgtctctcaATAAACTCAGTGATGCACACAGTACTATCCAATTCAGCTGTGTTGTACAGGGTTTACCAGGGTAACCGctatatttctgctgttccataagcgccactcTGCTACTGTCAAAAAGTgaaattgcattttcattcagaaaaaattttcactatatatatatatatatatatatataatataaaatttagtTCCTTTTAATCGTTCCATCATTCTCCATTTCCAGGTGCAGACATGCCACCATCTCACAGTTTTTTGGCAATCAGAAGCCCAACTGCGCCGGGGCGTGTGACTACTGCCGTGACCCCAAACTGGTCCGCGCTCAGCTGGCGAGAGCAGCCGCCCTCAGCACCAGAACTGGCCCGGCCCAGAGTGCAGAGCCCAGGGGACCGTTCGGCTTCGATCCTGAACTCTACGCCGGAGGCAGGAAGGGTTATGGGTTTGAGAGGTCAGCTGACCTGTTACTTAAGCAGCAGTATGAGTCAGGGCTTTTAGTCTGTGGAGACTGAGAGCTCttctgtatatgtgtgtgttcagataTGATGAGGAATGGGGCAGTGAGGAAGATGACTCtgagaagagaaagaaagagttcGGAAGTCTGTTCAAGAAGCAGATGAACCTGAGAAAGGTGAGCACATGGCCAGCAGACACACTAGCAAAAGGAGAATCAGCGAATCTCTTGAAAACTTCTCTAGGTCAGATTTCATCCTGAAAAATGTCATTACCAAACATGGAAGATTGAGGAAGTTGAAAAACATTGAATATTATATATCTGAAGTTTGACAGTAAAAACTATAAAGAGTTGGAAGAGATTGTCATGGAAGTAAAAACAATACAAAGTCTATTGGCTGTAATAGTTTGTGTCATTTTGGTTTCAGCATTGACAAAAAATgcttgtcgctggaatcttattgcGTCGCTTAAGACATAGTTATGAGtccagttatttatttattatttatttgtttttgtctttttttttttttttttgtgcagggTTTTTGAAACTCCTAGTATTCTCAGTAGCAATTCTCATTTCATTCTCAGTAAATACTGATATACACTAAAATTCTAAAGTTTTGGGAAGTAAAATACTAACATGACGTATGAaaacattatcttttaaattatgtatttttcacattatagaattggatttttttttttttttttttaccatacaGTAATGATAATATGATACACTGACATGAGAAACAATGTCTTCGCTTCACCCTCTCAGTCTGAGTCTGTGCCAGAacattcctctctctctctctttctctcctccaCATCTGTTTTCCAGCTGTGTGTTGGAGGCCTCCCCCATAAAGTTGAGCAAACTGCAACTGTACTGAAGGGAGTTCTGCATGATCTTCATTGTTTCTCCTTTGGAGAacatgaaatcatttacttttTTGAAACAAGTTCTGTGTCGTATTAAATATGCAGTGAGTTTTGCACAGGCAGTGACCAATCACCACTATACAAATCTAgtcatttattatgatttttattttatgatttgttGAGTACTAAAGGTAACTTTGATGTTTGGGTGGAAACAATGGTTATTGAGAGGAAAATAAAGAGGTTTAAGCATGCTAACCCAATGAAAATGTCATCAActtctcttttgttttcttgtttataGGGTTCAGATATGGCAAAAGAAACGTTTGTTCCACCAGGTCAGTGCCAGAGTTGTTACATGTGTAATTTTTCATGCTCAGGACATTTTgaggaaggtttttttttattattattattcaatgaATTTGAGAGAGTGTCAGTGTAAAGCATCACGTTGTTGGTGTTTTCTCAGATGATGACTGCGTGTTGAAGGATGCTGCCAGTCAGAGGATCCCCAGACTCACAGTGAAGGTGTAAACACCACTTCCTGAAAACTGTTTCACTtgaaatgacagacagacagatagacttATGTATGCAGCCATACACAAGTTATGATGATGGAAATATATGTCAATGGTTCAGTAATTTTGTGCACATCTGACATCTCTAAACAAAACATCTGTATCATCACCCTGTTCTCTAGATATCAGCATCATCATCCGTCATTGAAAAATCTATATCGGTCGACCATTAATATTAGTCATGTAGTGCTCTCTTTTTATtgctacattttttaatattagttaatttaATCATCCATAGAAAAAGCAATATGCAACACTGTGTGCCATCCAGTCAAGATAAATGGGTGTAAATCTGTGCTTTGTCATCATGAGTTTCCCAGCGTTCTTTGCTCTGCAAATGACAGTGAGAGATTAGGAGTGCTGCCCTCTACTGGCACAAATGTGCACTGCAGGCCTAAACGGTGTCTCAAACCTTGACATGTTCAACTGTTTgatgttctgtgtgtgttttagagCAGAGAGCACTGCCTGTCTCTGCTGCAGGAGTGTCTGACCAGCCACAGGGGGGCAGCAGAGCTTTCACACAGGTAATGCAGATGTCATGAATGCACCATCAGTGTTTTAAAGATAGATGTCTTTGTATTTCAGTATCCTCCTGAGATGCAGTACGTCTCATTTTTGCCCGTTGTTGTGGGTTTTTGTCAATCAACAATTAtatgcaaaaatattaatatttagtgtCATCtgtaatatttattgtaatttatgttATCTCCTTGACTGCTGTTTTCTCCTCATGTAGCGGCGAGGCTCTTGATCAGGCTGTAGAAATAGAGCACGAGATCTTCAAGGCCAGTAAATCTGCAAACCTGTACAAGGCTGCGGTCCTCAAGAGAGTGAGTGCTAATGATGCTTCACTGCATTGTAAACTCATCTAATTTAAAGCAAATTGTCTTTAATGTAGTGACATGTTACAATAGGAATTCACATATAACCCTCTCCAGGTGTCAGAGATGAAGAAAAGTGCAAGTGTTCATGAGGAGAAACAGTGTGAATCTACTGAAGCGTCGGCGACCTGCTCTTCATCATCTCAACCTGAACATCTGGGCGGCTTCACTTCAGCCTCTCAAGTCTACTCAGTAAGCCAGTTGAAGTTTGTCTTTACAGACAGATgcaaatgcatatttaaaagtgtgtttatatttgaaaaaaatgtactaattaatcacacacaGATTTTTGTAATTACTTGCGATTAATCGCACCTAACATTATAAACTTGTAATGATAAATTTATTTtgaatctccaaattaatgtagaaacaatattttaaatatttgtgtcaCCATGCGGTGATATCCCAACACACTTGACAGAGATACTAACATTAAAGTCTTTAATACATAAAGAGAAATACACATGAGAATACCAGGAGTAACTATCTACACATTAAACAACGACGATAACCGACAAAAGGACGTAACCAAGCAGgagctgtgttcgaaatcgccccctataccctcattcactattccctacatttttccactaatatagtccacgtaaaggagtgaatgaatacgagtgagtgaattccgACATTGAGTGCGCTGGAATGGCTGCCGCTTTTGTATAGTTTGTGcgtgctgtttaataatcatttgaaactttgcaaactgtcagctccagtagtaatgaaaagatttatcttgaactctgtcatggaaactagcatgtataaaacCAAGGAAACCGAAACTAAACACAgcagggaaacaggaactaaaggaaATGGAAtagaatttcaaaataaaagacaacatAACCATAACAATTTGTTTAATGATATCCTTTTACTAAGTACTaagaatgaaggccagtatcactgatactgaTTAAAATGATAAAGTTATTATAACCATTCAGCATTACAGGATAATTGAAAGCAGGCCTAAACTTCAAACTATgaggttatttttgtttaacaaAGTAAACTAACTTACTAACAAAACTttaagggtaacactttacaataagattccaTTATTTAACGTTAGTTGATGCATTGACTGAGATTAACTACACATTtgatatagtatttattaatctttgttaacattagttaacttagtcaacttttgattttaatagttgaaattaacatttaagattaataaatgtgctagaagttagttcatgttatttaaataattcattaatgtcaacaaatggcaacttactgtaaagtgttaaaggattagttcactttcaaataaaaatgtcctgataatttactcaccccccatgtcatccaagatgtccatgtccttctttcttcagtcgaaaagaaattaaggtttttgatgaaaacattccaggatttttctccttatagtggacttctacggaacgaacgcggcacCAGTtacgttttttccgtaagttaattagggaaggtgtaggacattcagtgtaagctttttgaagaatacggaattgcgttctggtggaagcacttgtgatgcgatcatttgtgcctataaagcatatatatttagatttttttttttttttttttttagaaaatgacagatcgtttctctagattagacccttattcctcgtctggtatcgtttaaagccctttgaagctgcactgaaactgtaattttgaccttcaaccgtttggagaccattgaagtccactataaggagaaaaatcctggaatgttttcattaaaaaccttaatttcttttcgactgaagaaagaaggacatggacatcttggatgacataggggtgagtaaattatcaggaaattttatttgaaagtgaactattcctttaccACTTTAACTAACCATGTCTGCATTCACAACACATTTACCTTCCGTAATACAATATCATTCCAACTAAAACAAGTTATTCAGTTTGAAATAATGGCAGGGTGggtctttgtttttgttcactGGGATTCAGTTGGACCATAAAAACAGAAATTGAAGTTTATCCACAATAAAAGCAGAAACATGATGAAATAGTCATCGTCTTGTCCTTCACATTCTAGCTGAAGAGGAAGCGTGTAGGCGCTGGATTTCGTGGATCGTCCAGCCTGTTTCAGACAGCTGGAGATCTTCTGAACTCTAAGAAGGAGACTCTCACCACGGACAAAACACCCGGAGACCCTGCctgtgaggaagaggaggaggaaacaGGAAAAACCCAGATGAAAAGCAGTAAAACAACTCCCGCCGGCACGTCCCTCATCAAAGCCAATACCAACTCCACTTCCTCCCTGAGCAGCCCAAGTAAAAAACTCACTAAGAAGCAGCAGAAACTAGCAGAATCAGCCAAAGACATGCGCTGTATATCGCAGTATTTCGGAAAAAAGCAAGTAGACGCCACTCAGGTGAAAGGAGGAAGTGTTATATCAGAGCCTGAGGAGGAAAGCTCTCGCCATCACTCGCCTTCACCAAATCTGACTGACTTTACAACGATGAATAGCACCTCCATGGATGTAGAAAGCATTTCAGAGAATGACGCTACTGCGTATGCGAGTCCCCCTGCAGAAGAGATGCCCAGCCGAGATGAGACGGCCATGGAGCTCACAGCACATCCAGAGCTTCAGCGGTATGATGGGAGAAGACGCTCTCTCAGAGCAGTTTAGGGTGtatttagggtgtgttcacacttggcaggtttggtttgaTGAAAACGAACCCTgttgcgattgctctgttagcgcagtttgtttgaatatgtttgaacgctgccatctgaaccctggtgcgcatCAAACAAGCAGACCGAGACCCACCTTTTCTGTTTCCTAACAAACTCTGGTGAGGTTCAactgaaatatgaacgcaacacggatAAATGACGTGATTTAATAAGATGCAATCCCAAAAAGGACAGAATGTGCAAGCATATctgtttttttctcatcataagctatgtttccatccaaaagttgcaaatttaacttatgcgcaaaattggaatatcgcataaaacatttgcgaataaagcaccaGTGAGCCAAAGAGACTAAAattgtcacttcctgataaactgggagttaagaaaaatggaagtttcTGCAGTAGGAaaagccactgtatataataaattacttgcgCCTCAGAGCGTGCAGACAACGCAATAATGTTATCTTGCTTTCGGAGGTGGATGCCTGCTGTTGGGGAACGCAGTTGTGTAAGACAGTTCAACGAGATTGGTCTGCTGGTTGGTCAAGTTATGCTGTCCCATAGCAAAGTCTCGTGACtttttgatgcgcatcaaggaatttattcggtaaatgtgtttccattgtagtttatgcgcatgttttcttatcggataaaaaaaTGATCCGACTCAATTAAGCacatatgtttttttatgcccatttttagaatttatgtgcattttggtgtttccatccggtgtgttttttttttttttttaaactgaggGGCGGGGTGGCATATTTTCGGCTTatattttcagacttttttctatTTCAGCCAAAAACCGAATTCAGCCAAAATTTCGGGGCATCCCTAGCAATACCCCAGAATGCACAtgaaaataggtggatggaaccATAGCTATAGTTGCAATGTTGCCCATTACGGTTCGGTACAGGCTTCTTGCTGCAGATTTTACTTTGTGAGTGTGACGGAGGGATTCTTGCTGCTGTTTTGACTTCTTCACACATATCAGCTCTTCAAGTTCTCAGCTGGTTCTCAGCCCCCCTACTGTATGTACACACTTACCATAAAGCCCAACACACAGCATTTCTTTGGATGTTCGACAAGTTACGTCGCCAAATATACTtcataaaagtcatttttttgttttgtatctttaggttcggtgttaaaaatgacagtgtgaatgctaagcgaaccaggactaaaattttgttttttcggTCCAGATCAAATGAACCAAGAGAACCGAagtacaagtgtgaacacaccctaattCATCATGGAGGAAATGACTTGAATGTGTTCTGAACTGCTGTTTCTTTGTCCAAACAGAGAGAATCTGAAGTCTGACGGCCAacaaaaatcaccaaaacaagtAACATCACAATTTATTCTTTATCAAAGGAGTCATATCATGAGAAACATTGACCTTAGGGAAAAAGTTGATGACCCCCTTTATCACTTAATTAAGAGCTGATTGACATGTCAGTAGTCATCTTTTTGTAATCTATTTCTTTTCCTCAGTCACATGAGGACAGAGCGGCATCTCCTCCTGCAAAACGCAGCCGTGTGATAAAGGACAGCAAGagagtgacctttgaccctgtGGTGCAGGAGACAAAGTTTGAGACAATGAATGGAAATGCAGATGAGATTTCACAAAAGCTTGTGACACTTAAGGAGGCCGCTGATATCGTGGTCCGATGTCTGGATCCATTCTACAAAAAGGGCAAATTTGCAACAAAGGTGATAATTTACATCCAAATGTAAAGTATGTAAAAGACTTTGTGTTGACTTTTATTAGAatgagtttcatttttaaaccttTTTCCTCCAGGATTTGTTCAAATCCTTTGCCCGTTTCCTCTCTCATCTTCTCACtgagggaaaaactgtaaaacgaGGCCAAGGTGAGACTATCCTTAACCTCATAAAAATCCAACATCATACATTTTTCAAGTGCTGAATTAGCGTTTTTATGATTTCTCATTTCCCCCCCACAGTGAAGATGGAAGCAAAGAGCCTCATCAAGGGCTTCTTCAGCAAGATTCAGCGCTGTGAGAGCGAGGCAGACTGGAAACACTTGAAAGTCGAGGGCAGATAGCGATCTCCTTCTTTTTGTCCCTTCATCCAAACCTCTGAAGCTCCACCAATCCCTTTCATGTCAGAGATGCCATATGTTTAACAACATGCTGCTGTATATCTCAGGTGTATCGTGAGGGCCTAAGCATACATTGCACAttaatatgaactgttttatgtTTGAAGTCTGAACAAAGCAATGGACCGCAATAACTGTTATGTAGCATTAGCTGCTTATAATGCACTTAAAGTAGTGTGAATTGTATTGAAAACTACATTAAAGGACAAAAGTGCACAAATGGAAAATGGAGCAGTACTTCATGCTGAATAATTTATGGCATAATTGGGAAGTTTGTTTGTCTTCAATAGAGCAGTAACCATACAGTTTTTCAGCAGCCTTGGTGCATATgtatttttcttattaattttCTCCACAGGGATTTCAAAAGATTCCTACATTTTCTTTAaggccatgaaccaaaccaaccagctccCAGATGAATTACAACAAGAAGTGTGTCTGAATTTGCATATTTGTGAAAACCCGTCGGATGTCGCGATGGTACGTTTTAAGTAAAGTCAAAAAATAGGTAgaatgtcattttttgtcaaaaatgttttcattaaattattattctaTAACATCTTGTCTATCATCTCTGAAAATATCTTTGCAAAATTCGCCTGTTAAGTGCAGAAAAATAGCGATTTATAGTGGCAATGCTGTCTTTCTCTGTAACATTACTGTTTAAGAACACACCCGGCGGAGGTGAAAAATATCGGCCATAGCTTTCCCTTTCTTAACACTACAAAGACAGTTCACCTTtcaaaataaaccacataaCATGTAGAATGAAGGTATATTAATGCAAATTTCCCACCAGTCTTGTATAAACTACGACACGcaaagatttatttaatttctttctaaTACAACGTTATCGTGAGAAGGCGGAGCACCAGAGAACAACGGAGCTATAATGAACACACGTTctaattatgtgtttattagaggttgaattcaaatcaaatactgcTAAACTGCCCGTACTtcttctgaataggatgtctacttcgtaaaaatgtatgaaaatatggaaatatatggttcagattACTCAAATAAATGGAGGCGCCCTTACATGGTCAGATATGGAGCTTGggtgtcatctagtgaaaaagtttggtactgcgcccaaacaaaatcttactgaaagctcattttttaaatatttcaacctaaaatttgCAATGTTGAGatttttggcttttattttcttgcagtttaagagtaaaacatgttttgtaagatattattataaaatataaacaattatatttttacattttcataaacttaaacttccaaaaaaaaaaaaatttatttcactttcctaatttatttcacttctaaAATAATCTgacaagtgtcttctttaaaacaagaccatccttaggtctatattccaaagcattcttgaattacaaccatttatgtttggatagtgcattttcatgtctatgcgAAAAAAGGGGGTGACAATTAAACAGTTCAACTTTTGTTACAGACAAGCTATGAAAGAAGTAAAAACAGATTTGGAAAGGGCTCAAATCCAGCTTTCATATGATGTTGAAACCTGTGATAAGTAAAATTTCACCATGTGATGTGTTTTCGCAGATCACATCACATTTGTAAGTGCGTTTATGTACAGTTatgtcatttgggacacaactatTGTTTCAACATCTTTTATGAGTGCATGAACTGTTCATTAGCATTGCGAATGAAATAATCAAATTTTCTCCGTAGGGGAATTGATTTTTATTGCTaacttataaacatttaaagataGCCCAATTGTAAGCTTCAAGGTTGTCAGTCAGTGGTTTGTGCTTTTGTAGAAGCCATCTGTTCCCATTATTTCAacttacttttaaaataattgtttttaacaGCTGAATTAATGGTGAAAAACtgcattacccatgatgctgtacagaaaattccaccaatgaGAGTTTCGGCAAGCAAACCGTACCAGATCGAGCTTAGAAGGTGCTCCAGTGCtgtcaaaatacttaaatgtttgtatataaatgcatagtttgcaataaacttaaaatatattgtttttatagatATAATCAGcaactttaaataaatagtttgatATTTTTTCATCGCTCTTAATTCAATTAtgtgcaatgcttcatgggattgtagttctttccctcattaaaTCCATCAAGTACACAGCCTTGTACCTTTTTGAACAAGGACAAAGTCCAAAGTTTTTGTCccattttcaaatacttttttgcttcaaatcaaatttTGTAATGTGATTCACAtcgtagctggttggtttggtttatGGCTTATAAAACTTATAAAGAATTTGAAAAAAtctctatgggaaaaatgaataaaaacaaatacgAAATCGACGGCTTTGAGAAAGTGGGCGGGCACTAATGTACTCTATTGTAAGAGTgagttctctgattggtggatctcTCTTGAGGATTATGGGTAGTGTAGTTCTTCACTGGGAATTCAGTCAATTTCGCACTGACGTCTACAGAAGGATATATCATCGCTTAACTCCTCAGGTCTGTTTTGAAGTGTgtatgttattaaaaaacaattacttaatggagaaaatgaatgggatttttactgGGAACCCTAATGTTCTCCTCTGGCTGTTACATTTCTCAGATATTTATGCTGCATTATGGGTCGTCTACATctcttattttacatttgtcttCAGTTTTATTGCTGCAAATAGGAAATAAGTCCCCTTTTCATTAAATCTGTCTTCGTGCTATTATTAGACACTTCTAAAATTACACCTTAAACATGCCATTGTCTTCCTCTCTGCGGGAAACCTGCTCGAAATAAGTGAATTTAACGCTCCACTGAGCCCACAATCACTGCTGAATGGAGACCCTAATTATCCCTCTTCAGAGTAAAAACATGCCCTCAGATTCCCGGACAAACGAATTATTGTGTTTAGCAGTTCCTCTCAGTGGAAGAGGAGAATTTACGATTCCTACTATGACAAAGGTAAGTCGagtcatgaatattaataaactGTGGTGACGTGTCAGTTCAGTTTTCAGTGGCAAGGATTTTGCTTGTGTTTGagaactagtttgaccaactaCCAGTTAGACAAGAGGTAATCAGTCTTgcgtttctatttcaaattagaccaatctaccTTATGTTattgactttaaaatgttaagacCAATCTTGAAGAAATAAATTAGATGTTTAActttagggttagttcacccaaaaatgaaaattctgtcatcatttactcaccctcatgtcatttcaaacctgtaaaactttctttcatcttcagaacacaaatagatatatttttaacgAAATCAGAgcgctttctgtccctccattgacaactatgcaactaccactttcaagctccagaaaggtagtaaagcatcattaaagtaatccatgtgactcaattttatgaagcaacgcgagtgctttgtttgcgtaaaataacaatttaccactttatttacaaaatattaatctccaacacTCGTTCACAAGAGCACCATGACACGTGTTGTGTTGATGTGAGCGTGAACGCACATTAgggattaatattttgtaaatatattgttttttttatgcaaacaaagcacttaataaaattgaggttaaaccactggagtcacatggattactttaatgatgtctttctgtggcttgaaagtggtatttgcgtagactgtcaatggaggaacagaaagctctcatttcatcaaaaatatcttcgtttgtgttctgaagatgaacaaaggtcttatgggttgggaacgacatgagggtgagtaattaataacagaattgtcatttttttgggtgaactaaccctttaagactacTATGagaagtttatgcaactggcatAAATGAATTTCCTCATTAGATTTTGGAGTAAAACATGACTAGGCCATTTTTGACAGGATTTTATACGTTGCTTGAAACCCCTTCCAATGGCTGGCGCCTGTTTTGTGAATATTAATATAGAC contains:
- the recql5 gene encoding ATP-dependent DNA helicase Q5 → MSAVHRALKNHFGFDKFRSQQQEDAVKAVLKGDRDVFVCMPTGAGKSLCYQLPALLASGITLVISPLIALIQDQVEHLKALNVPARSINSKLPLAERRQILADLESESPRLKLLYITPEMVASPSFQPCLSSLCSRGLLAYLAVDEAHCVSQWGHDFRPDYLKLGDLRSRLQGVPCVALTATAPKRVQEDIERSLKLRSPLVFATPVFRKNLKYDVIFRDLLPDPYVHLLAFAKEALGGNTAEKGCGIVYCRTRESCEEVAHKLTKLGISAKPYHAGLKVGDRTESQADWMADKVPVIVATISFGMGVDKANVRFVVHWNLAKSLASYYQESGRAGRDGLPSSCRIYYSPKDRDQLNFLIRKEITRKQEKRGSEKEQDKAPILDFEAMVAFCEQEGCRHATISQFFGNQKPNCAGACDYCRDPKLVRAQLARAAALSTRTGPAQSAEPRGPFGFDPELYAGGRKGYGFERYDEEWGSEEDDSEKRKKEFGSLFKKQMNLRKGSDMAKETFVPPDDDCVLKDAASQRIPRLTVKSREHCLSLLQECLTSHRGAAELSHSGEALDQAVEIEHEIFKASKSANLYKAAVLKRVSEMKKSASVHEEKQCESTEASATCSSSSQPEHLGGFTSASQVYSLKRKRVGAGFRGSSSLFQTAGDLLNSKKETLTTDKTPGDPACEEEEEETGKTQMKSSKTTPAGTSLIKANTNSTSSLSSPSKKLTKKQQKLAESAKDMRCISQYFGKKQVDATQVKGGSVISEPEEESSRHHSPSPNLTDFTTMNSTSMDVESISENDATAYASPPAEEMPSRDETAMELTAHPELQRENLKSDGQQKSPKQSHEDRAASPPAKRSRVIKDSKRVTFDPVVQETKFETMNGNADEISQKLVTLKEAADIVVRCLDPFYKKGKFATKDLFKSFARFLSHLLTEGKTVKRGQVKMEAKSLIKGFFSKIQRCESEADWKHLKVEGR